The following are encoded together in the Glycine soja cultivar W05 chromosome 5, ASM419377v2, whole genome shotgun sequence genome:
- the LOC114412900 gene encoding protein YLS3-like, producing the protein MSSIGAKNLALSSAFLLLLVGFATSDINQDKAECTDKLLGLAGCLPYVGGEAKVPAMDCCSGIKEVIDKSKRCLCILIKDRDDPNLGLKINVTLALSLPDACQTPTNITQCVDLLHLAPNSTEAKVFEGFKNALTNKTSPSSVPGANNATANGTSTSANNNSSSGWGKRWLVTEVLCGILPFVFISHLFLFVV; encoded by the exons ATGTCTTCCATAGGGGCAAAAAATCTAGCACTCTCCTCAGCCTTTTTGCTCCTTTTGGTCGGTTTTGCAACCTCAGACATCAACCAAGACAAAGCAGAATGTACCGACAAACTTCTTGGTCTAGCTGGTTGTCTTCCCTATGTTGGTGGTGAAGCCAAAGTCCCCGCCATGGATTGTTGCTCTGGTATCAAAGAGGTTATTGACAAGAGCAAGAGGTGCCTCTGCATCCTCATCAAGGATCGTGATGACCCTAATCTTGGCCTCAAGATCAACGTCACCCTTGCTCTAAGTTTACCAGATGCTTGTCAAACACCCACCAATATAACTCAGTGTGTTG ATCTTTTGCATTTGGCACCTAACTCCACGGAAGCTAAGGTGTTTGAGGGGTTTAAAAATGCCTTGACCAACAAAACTAGTCCCTCCTCAGTCCCTGGTG CTAATAACGCGACTGCTAATGGAACAAGCACAAGCGCGAACAACAACAGCAGTAGTGGGTGGGGAAAGAGGTGGTTGGTGACAGAGGTGCTTTGTGGGATTTTACCGTTTGTTTTCATTTCCCATTTATTCCTCTTCGTAGTTTGA
- the LOC114412901 gene encoding uncharacterized protein LOC114412901, protein MATIPPSRSSSHAFVAMATFTTLLLCTAAAKESVYEILPKYGLPSGLLPDTVTDYKLDEDGQFVVVLSKPCYIQFDYLVYYESKISGKLSYGSITNLKGIQVQRLFIWFNVDEIRVDLPPSDSIYFQVGIINKKLDVDQFKTVRSCRKSLSCPPFLPRPIQLPAPVDEISMLLTE, encoded by the exons ATGGCAACAATTCCCCCTAGCCGATCATCATCACACGCGTTTGTTGCCATGGCAACCTTCACGACTCTGTTGTTGTGCACGGCGGCGGCGAAGGAGAGCGTGTACGAGATACTCCCCAAGTACGGGCTCCCGAGTGGTCTGTTACCGGATACCGTCACCGACTACAAACTCGACGAGGATGGCCAATTCGTCGTCGTTTTGTCGAAGCCCTGCTACATACAGTTCGATTACTTGGTTTACTACGAGAGCAAGATCTCCGGCAAGCTCAGCTATGGCTCCATCACCAATCTCAAGGGCATTCAGGTCCAGCGCCTCTTCATCTGGTTCAACGTCGACGAGATCAGGGTCGATTTGCCACCCTCCGACAGCATCTACTTCCAGGTCGGCATCATCAACAAGAAACTCGACGTTGACCAGTTCAAAACCGTTCGTTCCTGCCGCAAATCCCTCTCGTGCCCCCCTTTCCTTCCACGTCCAATTCAG CTTCCTGCTCCGGTGGATGAAATTTCCATGCTTCTCACGGAGTAG
- the LOC114412903 gene encoding F-box/kelch-repeat protein At1g55270-like, which translates to MNQLVESSTTTQRVSRVQAPLVDSVSCYCKVDSGLKTVVGARKFVPGSKLCIQPDINPNAHRSKNSRRERTRVQPPLLPGLPDDLAIACLIRVPRVEHSKLRLVCKRWYRLLSGNFFYSLRRSLGMAEEWVYVIKRDRDGRISLHAFDPIYQLWQSLPPVPGEYSEALGFGCAVLSGCHLYLFGGRDPLKGSMRRVIFYNARTNKWHRAPDMLRKRHLFGSCVINNCLYVAGGECEGIQRTLRSAEVYDPNRNRWSFISEMTTAMVPFIGVVHNGTWFLKGLGSNRNVICESYSQETDTWTPVSNGMVNGWRNPSISLNGQLYALDCQDGCKLKVYDRATDSWKKFIDSKLHLGSSHALDAAALVPLNGKLCIIRNNMSISLVDVLSSNRRVESNPQLWENIAGKGHVRSLVRNLWSTIAGRGSLKSHIVHCQVLQA; encoded by the exons ATGAACCAGTTAGTTGAAAGTTCAACGACTACTCAAAGGGTATCTAGAGTTCAAGCTCCACTG GTTGACTCTGTTTCTTGCTACTGTAAAGTAGATTCAGGTCTGAAAACAGTTGTTGGGGCAAGGAAATTTGTTCCAGGATCGAAGTTATGTATCCAACCTGACATAAACCCTAATGCACATAGGAGCAAAAACTCACGTAGAGAGAGGACCAGAGTTCAGCCTCCTCTCCTGCCTGGTCTTCCGGATGATCTTGCTATTGCATGTTTGATTCGTGTACCCAGGGTTGAGCACAGTAAACTGCGTTTGGTTTGCAAGAGATGGTATCGCCTTCTGTCTGGAAATTTCTTCTATTCACTCAGGAGAAGTCTTGGAATGGCAGAAGAATGGGTTTATGTCATCAAAAGAGATCGTGATGGAAGAATTTCATTGCATGCTTTTGATCCCATCTACCAACTGTGGCAATCCCTTCCACCTGTTCCTGGGGAATATTCTGAAGCATTGGGATTTGGCTGTGCAGTTCTCAGTGGTTGCCACCTGTACTTATTTGGTGGAAGAGATCCACTGAAGGGATCTATGAGACGTGTTATTTTCTACAATGCCCGTACTAATAAGTGGCATAGAGCACCAGACATGCTGCGGAAACGTCATCTGTTTGGTTcttgtgtaataaataattgtcTCTATGTTGCTGGTGGGGAGTGTGAAGGAATTCAAAGAACTCTTCGATCTGCTGAAGTTTATGACCCCAACCGGAACAGGTGGAGCTTTATCTCAGAGATGACCACAGCAATGGTTCCCTTTATTGGTGTTGTTCATAATGGAACATGGTTTTTGAAAGGACTTGGATCTAATCGCAATGTCATATGCGAATCCTATTCCCAGGAAACTGATACCTGGACCCCAGTGAGTAATGGAATGGTCAATGGTTGGCGTAATCCTAGTATCTCGCTGAACGGGCAACTCTATGCACTTGATTGCCAGGATGGGTGCAAGCTCAAAGTATATGACAGAGCAACAGATTCATGGAAGAAGTTCATTGATAGCAAGCTCCATTTAGGTAGTTCCCATGCTCTTGACGCTGCTGCTCTTGTTCCCCTTAATGGAAAGCTTTGCATTATACGCAACAATATGAGCATCAGTCTAGTTGATGTTTTGAGTTCAAACAGACGTGTGGAAAGCAATCCTCAACTTTGGGAAAATATTGCTGGGAAAGGTCATGTCAGGTCTTTAGTTAGAAATTTATGGTCGACTATAGCGGGACGTGGTAGTTTGAAGAGCCATATTGTTCACTGTCAGGTTCTTCAAGCCTGA
- the LOC114412905 gene encoding DEAD-box ATP-dependent RNA helicase 37-like produces MRTSWADLAANSAAENAGPGSSANNVGTGSTLAPTRPVYVPPHLRNRQPAAESPAPAPAYSGPSSGAGNSGSRYAAPRNDYRPGYGGGGGGRTGGWGNKSGGWDRGREREVNPFEEEDNAEEAFSEQENTGINFDAYEDIPVETSGDNVPPPVNTFAEIDLGEALNQNIRRCKYVRPTPVQRHAIPISLAGRDLMACAQTGSGKTAAFCFPIISGIMRGQSVQRPPRGVRTVYPLALVLSPTRELSMQIHEEARKFSYQTGVRVVVAYGGAPINQQLRDLERGVDILVATPGRLVDLLERARVSLQMIRYLALDEADRMLDMGFEPQIRKIVEQMDMPPPGARQTMLFSATFPKEIQRLASDFLSNYIFLAVGRVGSSTDLIVQRVEYVQESDKRSHLMDLLHAQRANGVQGKQALTLVFVETKKGADSLEHWLCLNGFPATTIHGDRSQQERELALRSFKSGNTPILVATDVAARGLDIPHVAHVVNFDLPNDIDDYVHRIGRTGRAGKKGLATAFFNDNNSSLARALSELMQEANQEVPAWLSRFAARSSFGGGRNRRSGGRFGGRDFRRDGSFSRGSSDYYSAGNGSGGGYGGSGGYAGGGYGPGVTSAWD; encoded by the exons ATGCGAACTTCATGGGCTGATTTGGCTGCAAATTCTGCAGCTGAGAACGCAGGTCCTGGTTCTTCTGCTAACAATGTGGGAACTGGTAGCACTTTAGCTCCTACGCGACCTGTTTATGTACCTCCCCATCTGAGGAACCGTCAGCCAGCGGCAGAATCCCCTGCCCCTGCTCCAGCATATAGTGGCCCTTCCTCTGGTGCTGGTAATTCTGGATCCCGTTATGCTGCACCCAGAAATGATTATCGTCCTGGgtatggtggtggtggtggtggacgCACAGGTGGATGGGGAAACAAAAGTGGTGGATGGGATCGTGGCAGGGAGCGGGAAGTCAATCCCTTTGAAGAAGAGGATAATGCTGAAGAGGCATTCAGTGAGCAGGAGAATACAGGAATAAATTTTGATGCATATGAAGACATTCCAGTGGAGACCAGTGGTGACAATGTGCCCCCACCTGTGAATACGTTTGCAGAGATTGATTTGGGTGAAGCACTTAATCAGAACATAAGAAGGTGCAAATATGTGAGGCCAACACCTGTTCAGCGGCATGCTATACCAATATCCCTAGCTGGACGGGATTTGATGGCTTGTGCCCAGACTGGTTCTGGAAAGACAGCTGCATTCTGTTTCCCGATTATCAGTGGAATCATGAGGGGCCAATCTGTGCAGAGGCCACCTCGTGGGGTGCGTACAGTGTATCCGCTTGCGCTTGTTCTTTCTCCAACGAGGGAGTTATCAATGCAA ATACATGAAGAGGCTAGGAAATTTTCATACCAAACTGGGGTTAGGGTGGTTGTTGCATATGGTGGAGCACCAATAAACCAGCAG CTGCGGGATCTTGAAAGAGGGGTGGACATTCTTGTTGCAACTCCTGGAAGACTGGTAGATTTGCTGGAGAGAGCTAGAGTTTCACTGCAGATGATTCGATATCTGGCCTTAGATGAGGCAGATCGGATGCTGGATATGGGTTTTGAGCCGCAAATAAGGAAGATTGTAGAGCAAATGGACATGCCTCCACCAGGTGCCAGACAGACTATGTTGTTCAGTGCAACATTTCCAAAAGAGATACAG AGATTGGCTTCTGATTTcctttcaaattatattttcctTGCTGTTGGAAGAGTGGGTTCAAGTACTGATTTAATTGTCCAAAGAGTTGAGTATGTTCAAGAGTCTGACAAGAGAAGTCACCTAATGGACCTTCTTCATGCACAGAGGGCAAACGGTGTACAAGGAAAG caAGCTTTAACTTTAGTTTTTGTGGAGACAAAGAAGGGAGCTGATTCGCTGGAACACTGGTTGTGTCTTAATGGTTTTCCTGCAACTACTATTCATGGTGACAGGTCACAGCAG GAAAGAGAATTAGCCTTGAGGTCATTTAAAAGTGGTAACACCCCCATATTGGTTGCCACCGATGTTGCTGCACGTGGTCTTGATATTCCCCATGTTGCTCATGTGGTCAACTTTGACCTGCCAAATGACATTGATGATTATGTACACCGAATTGGAAGAACAGGGCGAGCTGGAAAGAAAGGTCTTGCAACTGCATTCTTTAATGACAACAATTCATCACTAGCTAGAGCTTTATCAGAACTGATGCAAGAAGCAAATCAAGAAGTACCTGCTTGGCTCTCACGGTTTGCTGCTCGATCTTCTTTTGGTGGAGGCAGGAACCGCCGATCAGGCGGTCGATTTGGTGGTCGTGACTTCCGAAGAGATGGCTCTTTCAGTAGAGGTTCTTCAGATTACTACAGTGCAGGAAACGGCAGTGGTGGTGGATATGGAGGCTCGGGTGGGTATGCTGGTGGAGGGTATGGTCCTGGGGTCACGAGTGCTTGGGATTGA